Genomic DNA from Aphanothece sacrum FPU1:
GGGGCAGTCGCCGTAGTCGGATTATTAGGATAATTAAAATAAAGAATTTTTGCCTTTTGTGCAACGGTTTCGGGAATCGTATTAAGATCAATTAACCAGTCATTTTTGGCAGATAAAATAATCGGATAAATTTTACCTCCCGCAATTAAAGGACCGCGAAAATGGGCCGGATAAGAAGGACTAGGAACCAAGATCAAATCCCCAGGATTAATATAAGCTAATGCTAAATGACCTAAACCTTCTTTTGAACCAATTAACGGTAATGCTTCATTATTAGGATTAAGATCAACCCCATAACATCGTTGATACCAAGCGGTAATAGCTTGACGAAAACTAGCTGTTCCCTCAAAAGGTGGATAACCATGAGTTTGAGGCAGATTTAAAGCGGAGATCGCCGCTTCAATGACAGGTTGAGGGGCTAACCCGTCTGGATTGCCCATCCCTAAGTCAATTAAATCTAATCCTTGTTCTCTGGCCCTGGCTTTGAGTTCATCTAAGCGGGCGAAAACATAGGGAGGTAAAGCATTTAAGCGATCTGCACGGCTAATCCAGTCGAGACTCATGATGATGGCTACTTAGGAAAATCTAGACAAACCATAATCTTAGCAAAGTTTACCACATTTTCAACAGCACTATCTGTAAGGTTAATTCATTAATTGACCCCCTACTTAATTCCTAGAGATGTTGTATCATTACTAAATAAACCCAATTAACAATGATAGGTTTGTGTCATGATTAAAAAGTAATGTAGTTCTGAGCTATGGTCGCTCTCAATTATCATGAGCAAAAATTATGAACTGAGTCGTCCCCTTCCTCCTAATGTACAACGGGCTGCTGCTATTTTAAGATTTGCCGGTAATATAGGCTTTTGGATACAATTAGTCTTAGGAGTATTAGCTGCGGCTCTTTTATTTTTATCTATCGCTGGTTTAATTACTCAACAAAAGGCTTCTCAAGGAACAGGGTTTAGTATTTTTTGTTCGACGGCTGGGGTTTTATGCCTAGTTATTAGTATTTTAATTTGTTTTCGCTACAAAAAAATTGCTGACTTGATGCAGTCTGGTAACGTCGAACAACGACCTAAAAAGACAACGACTATACAAACTGTTAGGTTAGGACTTTCATCTAATTTAATTGGTATTTTTTTCTCTATTATTGGGGCTGAAGGTTTTATTGGAATTCTCTGGAGTAAGTTTTCTAATATTCCTCAAGGTGCGGCAGTTTATGATACCAGTAAGCTACCAACACCTAATGAAATCTTACTGTTACTAGCTAATACTCATACTATTCTTTGTCATTTTGCCGGAATTGTTGTTTCTTTGTGGTTGTTAGATCGCCTTAACCATATTAATCGACAAGTTTAATTTTTACTTAGATATAAACGATGCAACGAACACGCTTAAATACCCTGGTTACTATCAGTCAAAATCGCCTTAATCAATTATTTACTAATCCTTGGCGACGTATTTCTTTGAGCTTAATT
This window encodes:
- a CDS encoding DUF3611 family protein, producing MSKNYELSRPLPPNVQRAAAILRFAGNIGFWIQLVLGVLAAALLFLSIAGLITQQKASQGTGFSIFCSTAGVLCLVISILICFRYKKIADLMQSGNVEQRPKKTTTIQTVRLGLSSNLIGIFFSIIGAEGFIGILWSKFSNIPQGAAVYDTSKLPTPNEILLLLANTHTILCHFAGIVVSLWLLDRLNHINRQV